The following are encoded in a window of Nitrososphaerota archaeon genomic DNA:
- a CDS encoding DUF6114 domain-containing protein has product MTQNKMSDYPKTGTILAILGGVVIILGGTLLTFVSTYILPTLNYSNLHTPQGLTNASIPSIVSGIVGIMGLFGLVSGSIVLASAVMLLTRPSQHRTWGVLILVFSVLSFLGLGGFVLGAILGIVGGIFTLRWNPPTQ; this is encoded by the coding sequence ATGACTCAAAATAAGATGTCTGATTATCCTAAGACCGGTACAATACTGGCTATCTTGGGCGGTGTCGTGATAATACTCGGCGGGACCTTGCTTACATTTGTCTCTACATATATTCTTCCAACACTAAACTACAGCAATCTTCACACGCCTCAAGGTCTCACAAACGCTAGCATCCCTAGCATAGTATCGGGCATAGTCGGAATAATGGGCTTGTTCGGGCTTGTCTCAGGAAGTATCGTGCTAGCATCGGCGGTGATGCTTCTAACCAGGCCAAGCCAGCATAGAACCTGGGGTGTACTAATACTGGTCTTCTCAGTCCTGAGCTTCTTAGGCCTAGGCGGCTTCGTCCTTGGTGCAATTTTAGGAATCGTGGGCGGTATATTCACGCTAAGATGGAACCCGCCGACCCAGTAA
- a CDS encoding nucleotidyltransferase domain-containing protein, translating to MFKKLEFVTPTLLGVFSLFLEDPIREYHCREVVRRANVSLGSANKMLRLLAEKGFLTKEKKGGMVFYRLNAKNPAAKQFKIFVNVYALKELVDTLSAHCRRIVLFGSSAQGTDVKESDIDLFILTPDKVWVRRKISAFNNRNTRKIAPIIVDANELVKLKRDDEPLYDNIGSGITLWQTTE from the coding sequence ATGTTCAAAAAATTAGAATTCGTAACGCCGACGCTTTTGGGCGTGTTCAGCCTCTTCCTAGAAGACCCGATACGGGAATATCACTGCAGAGAGGTGGTGAGAAGAGCCAATGTGAGTCTAGGCTCAGCCAACAAGATGCTTAGACTACTTGCTGAAAAGGGTTTCCTGACCAAAGAGAAGAAGGGTGGGATGGTGTTCTACAGGCTCAATGCGAAGAACCCTGCTGCTAAACAGTTCAAAATCTTCGTCAACGTGTATGCTCTGAAAGAGCTAGTGGACACACTGAGCGCGCATTGTAGAAGGATTGTCCTATTCGGCAGCTCTGCGCAGGGGACAGACGTGAAGGAGAGCGACATCGACCTGTTCATTCTCACACCAGATAAGGTGTGGGTAAGGAGAAAAATTAGCGCGTTCAATAACAGAAATACGAGGAAGATAGCGCCGATAATTGTGGATGCAAACGAGTTAGTCAAGCTGAAAAGAGACGATGAGCCCTTATACGACAATATCGGGAGCGGCATCACATTATGGCAGACAACAGAATAA